The Rosa rugosa chromosome 1, drRosRugo1.1, whole genome shotgun sequence genomic sequence AGGAGGCTGGAATGCGCTGGCTGTAACTTACAACCTCTGGTAAGGGCATAGGTGGCGCAAGCATATCCACATATTTTGAATAAGTTGGGGTAATCAGTAATTGCATACTCACGGACGTTATAAGCCAAAAGTTATGGGCATTACGGTAAAAAAATGATGGGTTTGGAGACAATTCGCAGAACACGACAATATTAGAAGGGGCTCCGATCCTTTACTTCCTCTCATATAGCCTCATGCATGTCTACTCGCGGCCGTCCAAGGCCATGATTCACTTTCTGTCTTATTTCTTCTATATACCAAACCCAGCGTTTTTGGTTCCCTGATCGGcttctcctttcttcctcttctcttccCTTGACTTTTCTTCGACTCCTCATATTAGGTCCTTTCTATAACACCATTCTTCTGCATAAGGAATTTATTTCCTCTGTTATtgggtttggttttgatttagATGGAGGCTAAAGAAGAGATGTAAATCCAACCCATCTCTGACAAAATTGCAGGGCATCCAATATCAAAGAAATACTATCTAATGTTATTTCAATCTCCGACATACAATTCAATTTGGATGTGATTATGTCTTACACTAATCCTTTATTGATCCATTATTTTCACTATAATTGGAACGAACTAGGAAGAAGATAAGAGATGAGATTGAGTTCATTCATATGATGGTCTAAATTGAATCAAAGGTATCAGATTGATCTGATTCATCCAAATTAACTGAGGGCGAGAAGGATTTACACCCACAATCAATTTGTCCTCGTAATTCCGGTATAGAAATCACCTACCTATGGGTCCTAAGAATTAATCAAGCAAAGTCGCTCCAGAGCAGTTCTGCGAGCTTACACCTAAGTACTCTTTCAGCAAAAGTGACGATTGCGTAAGTAAATCCAACACCCAAATTGATAAACCCAAATATAACTTACAaagatggagaagaaaaatatcaACATAGTTCTACGATTAAATCCCAGTCACTCAGTCAGGTATACTGGTACAGGCACACCAGTGTTCGACATCTCATCGACCAAAGCGAGCCTCTTTATTAATCTAGCTATCGAACCCGAACCAGATTCAATCAATTTGGATGCGGTTATGTCTTGGGCTAGCGAATGTCCAGAAATCTAAAGGTGTACAGTATCAAGAACTGAATCTCTGATACCATCTTCATTGTTAGAGTCGATGAATGAAACTATGGAAGCTAGAGATGAATTACTAATTTACTATCAGTAGGGATGTGCCACGTGAGAGGGAAGGGTCACAGTCAAAAATCAAGAACTGAATCTCTGATACCATCTTCATTCTTAGAGTCGATGAATGAAACTATGGAAGCTAGAGATGAATTACTAATTTACTATCAGTAGGGATGTGCCACGTGAGAGGGAAGGGTCACAGTCaaaatgttttgttttttaaCCTTATCACAGTCAAGCGCGTGGAATTATGAAGAATACCCCTCCGTCATAACGACCGTCTAAGGCGTAAGTTACATCGGTTGTGTATTCTAGACATCTCCTTAGTAGCATTATGTTGTGAAAAATCACCATGTCAGTCTGATGAAAAACCATCATTAGAATTCTGAGAATTGATCTGTAGTTGCCGTGTGCCATCATAAGTCTGCTGTAATCCATTTTGAATATCAGCACCAAATCTACCACTTTGTGAAACAAGCCAAGTGGGGAAGAGAACTGACTATTGTTAAGTGCTTCCATATGCTATTACAGGATTCGTATTGAGGCTTCCACATCTATTGTTAAGTGTCAAATCTGCAAGAGACTCGGTCACAATGCTAAAACCTGTAGATATAGACAACAATCAAACAACTCTGAGAATAGCCCAATAGTTATGGTTGCTCATAATAGCATCAATTAACTTCAAGGTTCCTCTTGGTTCTGTTGCACAAATGGAGTATTTGCCATCATCGAATTCCATGCCTACAAGCTCAAAATGTATTCCTGCACCTGGTATGCCATTTAATTTGCCTCTCAATGACCTCAATACTGCCTATGTTGCAAATGTTGGTCAGCATATTGGTTTTTCTGGTCAGCCCCAAGTCTATCATCAAATCAGTAGTCCAGTCCAGAAAAATAGTGGCTTTTCTCATCAAAATGTCTCATTCAAGTCAGTTACTGGTCTCACTCAACAACAGCATTACCCTGCAATCAATGGTTATGCTACTAGCAATATCTATCAACAAAGTCAAGAGTATACTGGGGACTTCACTTTGAATCTACTTTCTAATCCTCCATATGAGCCTAAAACGGAATGTAGACAGGTGTATCAATTCATGGACCTAATGCACTGGCTACCGCTAATTCCTACAGGTTGAAACAAGcatctttgtttcttttcagtGTTGTGCAACCTGATGATTGATCCCCCAACCATCAGTTCGAGAGGGGATGTTAAGGTGATACAAGAAAGTCAAAGGGCAAAAGGTGCATCAACAGCAAAAAGCAGTATAAATAGGGAAAACCTCTCTTACTGTAATTAGTTGCAACCATTTTTGTAAAATTACTAAAAAGTTTAATACAAGTTCCTTCTCtgttttctctctgtttttcttcgtcttcttcctctagcTTAGGGTTTCATTCACCACCATTGTTGCTTCAATTTCAAGATTTTTCACTATGACTATGAATTTTAGCATGAGTCACTCCGGGACGGAGTAGGGTACATGAGGGCTCCCTGAACTGAGCTATATATGGTTAAGTCCCAGAAGGTGTCCAATCTCATGCAAAGCACCATCTCAAAATCATAAGAACCTTTCTCAACTCCAACAGACCACAATTCATCGGCATCATAATGAAATCTTCCATCGGAAGGCGCAAAAGCATGAGCCAGGATCCCTTGGCGCCCGTCAAATGGTTAGACATCTCCATGATCACGACAGTGGAAACCGACCTTCAGGTCTGCATTCTCAGAGCTCTGTGCCTGGCTGAAAGTGAAGTGTGACAGGCCAGTGTGGTAGGCCATGTTTTGACAGCCCGTGCTACGATCTAGCCAAGTTTCGGGGAGAAAACTGTAGGTGAGAATGTGAGACGGTACTTAGATGAAGGCCATTTAGGGTTTCCACTGAAAAACAAATAGTGAGCGGTGGTATGAATTGAACCTGCGAAAGAGTATTGAGTACACCCATTAGATTCAGGACCTCATCATGACTCATGAGTTTTAAGATTCAAAAACTACGTAAagataaaattaattttaatcattaTTATATAGCTTAtagtttatgaataaaattaaTTTATCTATAGCataaatttttccttttttaaaagTTTGCTACTCCTAATTTCTTCTTATGTCTGTTGAATAACTGTTGAAGGCCTATGTTTAGTACCTTTTCCTTTTAGAAATATATGaccattttttcttcttttagtgTTAATTGATCTTAATTAGTagagaatctttttttttttttaagggaaagacgacaagatatattaattgaaactgatgagtacatggagcgatgcaaacgcattgaaacaaaaataagcataacaagatgcacaaacgcatctataatgaagaaaaacaataaaacataacaagatgcacaaacgcatctagaGTAAAGGGTAACCAGAACGTGACTTGATACCAAATAGATTTGgtatcgctgcactgcatatgtcacgagagcagtgtaaaGGTAGTAGTAACCGTAgccgtaaccgtaaccgtaaccgaTGATAGaatcacctaggagaggtgaaTCGCTCACCAAGAGTTCAAAAGTGacgagggtgtcaaaaactcgaatATCAGCCTAAGAACTCCGAAGAACCAGAACCAACACCAACACAAAAGAAGCATctgtctcggatccaagatccgaaTTTGGGTACGACCTGAGTCCCAAATTCTGACCCAAATCCTTCCCGAATCCAGAGACAAGCCCGCCAGCCCAAGAAAGGCAGGCCCGCCTATCCAGAAACGCTAAGGACACCCAATTTGCTGGGCACCCAAGCGCCGACCATCTATGCGCTGAACAACCTTGCTGCCCATCCGATCTGACGCGCCGTCGACGAAGCTTGGAGAGGAGCAGACTAGGAGAAGGTGCCCATCGATCGTCCTGGAGAACACAGTGACTTCTTGAACAGGACTCCTCCCCATCAAAGAACACCAGATCGCCAACGTTGGAACAAAATGGCGCCGGTCCTACAACACCCAGATCCGTACCGATTCAGATTGTTCCAACCTTTGAGGCGCGCTCGCCTTGGCCTTGACGTCCCTCCATCGTGAACCACCAAGCGAAAACGCCGATCATCTTCACGGTTTGCTTCACCGCAAGCTTCCGATCGATATGCAAAAGCAATCCAGTTGCCACAACCAGAAGGTTGAACAGAGGTGAGCCACGATCTCAGAGAGGTCGACCAACAGACCCCATGAGGAGGGGAGACCTCAACCGGAGCCAAAATTTTTGACGTTCGAAgccctagggttagggttcgCCGCCATAGAGGGAAAAGAGACAGAGCAGTCGCTCTCATCTTTTTTAACCAAAAGAAACTATACAATTAACAATTAATTAGTAGAGAATCTTGAATCCTCACACAACTTTTAATAACAAAGGtacattatttttttattggtttGAAGAGCAGGTACATTATTTAATAACAAAGAAATATTAGAAGTTGACTTTGGGGGAACATATATAATCAGTACAAGGTGATACAATGAACAATGCTTTGAATTACTTGATCGAGCACTACTACTCAAATGTTGTATAAAGCTTTTATTCCTTGAATATCGTCCTCATGCAAACTTTTATGAACCACTCCCTCGGGGATGGTTGGATACATGATAGCTTCCTCCACTGAGCTGTGTCCAAGTCCCAGAAGGTGCCCTATTTCATGCAAACCAACACTCTCAATGTCTACGGCACCTGGTTTAGCACCTACAGACCAAGTCTCATCTGCGTCGTAGTGCAATGTTCCCTCCGTAGGGTAAGCAGCATGGGCCAGCTGTCCTCCAGGCCCATCAAATGCATTCCCGTCTCCATGATCACCCTTATGAAAGCTAACCTTCAAATCCGCACTCTGGTAATTTTGAGCCTTGCTGAATTTGAAGTGAGTGTTCTTAGCCCATGATGAGAAAGCCTGTGCGACAGCACCTGGGGCTTCGGATGGGGTGCCAGCGAGAAAACTGTAAGTCAGATGGTATTTTGAAGAAGGCCATTTTAGATTTCCATCGGGAAATGAGTAGTGAACGGTGGTATGAATTGCACCTGTAAAACAATATCAAGTACTTAAATTCGTTTGACGTAATGATCAAGTCTTAATTCAAGAGTATTATTATCTACATGCTTTTAACAATTTTAAGGTATCTACAAGTACAGTAATGTTTTCTTGATCAGTATCTGAGAGGAAAACCACTACTAATAAACAATATAAAATTAACATGATAATCTAATTTTCTAGTAAGATGAAATACGTACGGTGCTGGCGCTTTATCTGGGCTGATCTCATGGACGTGGTGCCATTGATGATATCGGGCACACCACAACGAGGCATCATCATCGTTGATACGGTTTTGTCGTCCAATGTTCCCGTGGACTTGAGGTGGAAATTGAGCTGGTAAGTCTTGACGGCTTCCTCCAAGAGCTCGTCAAAATCATCATCGTTGAAATGTCTGTGGTTCTCGTAGTTTAAGTAACCGAACTTTTGAAGGTACTTCTTGAGGTCATTGATGCCCTTGACCTTGTCACCTTTGTGACAACCCTTAAGATGCTCAAGGAACTCAAACGGAGATGAGTTTGCCCTTGCATTAGAGAGGAAAGAAAAGAgggcgaggaggaggaggagcagagTGACTGTGAAAAGAGAAAGATCAGATTTTGGTGCCATCGCTCCGAGTTTGAGTATGGATGTTGCTGAAGCCTCATACTCGCAATGGAATTTATAGGCAATAGCATTAATGTATAAATGTAAACAGATGGTGTGATCAATTACGTTTGTCTACAAAGCTGGTGTACGACGTCATGCATATACAGTCGTTGAGATTAACAAGCAGA encodes the following:
- the LOC133706400 gene encoding metalloendoproteinase 3-MMP-like, whose amino-acid sequence is MAPKSDLSLFTVTLLLLLLALFSFLSNARANSSPFEFLEHLKGCHKGDKVKGINDLKKYLQKFGYLNYENHRHFNDDDFDELLEEAVKTYQLNFHLKSTGTLDDKTVSTMMMPRCGVPDIINGTTSMRSAQIKRQHRAIHTTVHYSFPDGNLKWPSSKYHLTYSFLAGTPSEAPGAVAQAFSSWAKNTHFKFSKAQNYQSADLKVSFHKGDHGDGNAFDGPGGQLAHAAYPTEGTLHYDADETWSVGAKPGAVDIESVGLHEIGHLLGLGHSSVEEAIMYPTIPEGVVHKSLHEDDIQGIKALYNI